TGACTGCCACCATGGTATCGCTGCTTGACAAAGTGAAGTTTTTCTGTGTCGCGGGCGTTGGCCTGTTTTCTGATGGCTTTCTCAACTTGACCATCGGTCTAGGTTTGTGCTTTTCTCAATGAGTACTTCTCTGGTAGCTAACCAAACCATCTGCAGTGGTCCCGATGTTGGGCTATCTGTATTGGCAGGACCAGGGCGGCGAAGTCCCCTCGGTGCAAAGTGACATCATGAAGGGTACCCTGAATGTTGGGATGGCCGTCGGTCAATTGCTGTTTGGTGTACTGGGAGACGCCCTGGGTCGCCACAAGGTATACGGCAAAGAGCTGCTAATCACCCTGTTCGGCACCCTCATGGTCATCTTGCTTCCCTGGAACAACTTTGACCAACAGTCAATTGTTGCATGGGTTGCATGCTTTCGCGTTGTGACCGGAATAGGCATTGGAGCAGGTAAGAGATCGAGAAATTGCCGATGGAATCATCCAGACTGAACGTTTATCGTTACTTAGACTACCCCATGTCATCGTCTCTCACTGCTGAAAGCACGCCGCTTGGTTCCAGAGCGGTTCTGTCCCTGTCTGTCTTTGCTTGCATGGGTCTCGGCAACATAGCTGCCAGTATCACGTTCCTCGTACTGGTCGAAGCGTTCCAGTCCGGGATTGAGTCCGACATTCAGTACGTCGAATGGGTCTGGAGACTCTTATTTGGCCTGGGTATGATCCCCGCCGCCATTACGCTATACGCCCGATGGACGATGGCAGAGACGGCGCCCTATGAAAAGTGTATGTCCCGTTCACACCAGGAATGCACCTGTACGTGAATCTAACCCTTCCAGACGTATCGAAAGCCACGAGGACGGACACCGAACAGACAGACAAGCGAGGCCTAAGAGAGCAATTCCGGGACTTTGCTGTCTACTTCAGCGAATGGAAACATGCCAAGGTTCTATTCGCGACCTCAGCGTCTTGGTTTCTCTTGTAAGTGTATAACGCGAGGCCCCTCTGGCGCCTGATCCAGACTGACTGATGGCTCTGTCC
Above is a window of Aspergillus puulaauensis MK2 DNA, chromosome 2, nearly complete sequence DNA encoding:
- the PHO84_2 gene encoding inorganic phosphate transporter Pho84 (COG:P;~EggNog:ENOG410PFTP;~InterPro:IPR005829,IPR005828,IPR036259,IPR020846;~PFAM:PF00083,PF07690;~TransMembrane:12 (i12-39o59-78i87-104o110-129i150-175o187-208i255-273o300-319i331-348o354-371i392-412o418-441i);~go_component: GO:0016021 - integral component of membrane [Evidence IEA];~go_function: GO:0022857 - transmembrane transporter activity [Evidence IEA];~go_process: GO:0055085 - transmembrane transport [Evidence IEA]), which encodes MVSLLDKVKFFCVAGVGLFSDGFLNLTIGLVVPMLGYLYWQDQGGEVPSVQSDIMKGTLNVGMAVGQLLFGVLGDALGRHKVYGKELLITLFGTLMVILLPWNNFDQQSIVAWVACFRVVTGIGIGADYPMSSSLTAESTPLGSRAVLSLSVFACMGLGNIAASITFLVLVEAFQSGIESDIQYVEWVWRLLFGLGMIPAAITLYARWTMAETAPYEKYVSKATRTDTEQTDKRGLREQFRDFAVYFSEWKHAKVLFATSASWFLFDIAYYGVNLNQSVILKEIGFADGATPWLTLRNTAIGNIIVQVAGYLPGYFCGIPLPDLLGRTHQQFYTCMIVAILYAIWAGITNHTSVGGLMTVFTLSQLFLNMGPDCTTWLMPVEVFPTCVRGTAHGISAAAGKLGAILTAFAFGTVTDRIGLPGVLGLFSGVMVLNALVTFLIPETRGMTIADIENEVHFAEHRPMDIFKWPGLWKKENEEVEKEELDTDDNEPSKSVGVFPNKDVSV